The Vicia villosa cultivar HV-30 ecotype Madison, WI linkage group LG1, Vvil1.0, whole genome shotgun sequence genome includes a region encoding these proteins:
- the LOC131611889 gene encoding E3 ubiquitin-protein ligase RING1-like, whose protein sequence is MAGRLPGVGLSPRKKSEQHHNRHENYSNYRDSYLRKSLDLDAPWTSITTTLDENAFKAKQRLEKKLGSFFSSSRSSEQNPKKEEESKSRFQKKDTGLGRKLLESAWLLRGNRFKKERNVCAVCLEDFHQNEEVMNLSCSHKYHSACLLPWLERHPHCPYCRTVIEPKD, encoded by the exons ATGGCTGGTAGATTACCTGGTGTTGGATTGTCACCAAGGAAAAAATCAGAACAACATCACAACAGACATGAAAATTATTCTAACTATAGAGACTCTTACCTAAGAAAATCATTGGATTTGGATGCACCATGGACTTCAATTACTACTACCTTAGATGAAAATGCTTTCAAAGCCAAACAAAGACTTGAGAAGAAACTTGgttccttcttttcttcttccag GTCAAGTGAACAAAATcctaaaaaagaagaagaaagtaaAAGCAGGTTTCAGAAGAAAGACACAGGATTAGGTCGAAAATTACTAGAGAGTGCATGGTTATTACGTGGAAATAGGTTTAAGAAAGAGAGAAATGTTTGTGCTGTGTGCCTAGAAGATTTCCATCAAAATGAAGAGGTTATGAATCTCTCTTGCTCACATAAGTATCATTCAGCATGTCTTCTCCCTTGGCTTGAAAGACATCCTCATTGTCCTTATTGTAGGACTGTTATTGAGCCAAAGGATTAA
- the LOC131648877 gene encoding transcription factor bHLH47-like, with product MCIANSNFGEPFFLVIHEREKMKREHLNELFLDLANALDLNDPNNGKPSILCEASKLLKDLLCHIQSLKKENVSLLSESQYAGDCGKNELKKENISLETQIEKLQGEIRARIAHSKHDLNAPPQLELELPKQTKFARYGLQMPTVEPSLQQGPTVLVVPFRPDLQATFPAPNVTDLMSNPTPVISKPHARYPTPADSWPLQLLGEQPTE from the exons ATGTGTATAGCAAATTCAAACTTTGGGGAACCCTTCTTCTTGGTCATACACGAAAGAGAGAAAATGAAACGTGAACACTTGAATGAACTTTTCCTTGATCTTGCCAATGCTCTTG ATCTCAATGATCCGAACAATGGAAAGCCTTCTATATTGTGTGAAGCTTCTAAGCTTCTAAAGGACTTGCTCTGTCACATTCAGTCCCTCAAGAAGGAAAACGTCTCTTTGTTGTCTGAATCTCAATAT GCAGGTGACTGTGGAAAAAATGAGCTCAAGAAAGAGAATATTAGCCTAGAAACTCAAATTGAGAAGCTTCAAGGAGAGATACGGGCAAGGATAGCTCATTCAAAACATGACCTGAATGCACCTCCTCAACTGGAGCTTGAGCTGCCAAAGCAGACAAAATTTGCAAGATATGGTCTCCAAATGCCTACCGTAGAACCTTCATTGCAGCAAGGACCTACTGTTTTGGTTGTTCCTTTTCGTCCAGATCTTCAAGCTACTTTTCCAGCTCCTAACGTTACTGATCTCATGTCTAACCCTACACCTGTTATCAGTAAACCACATGCCAGATATCCCACACCAGCAGATTCATGGCCATTGCAACTGCTTGGAGAGCAACCAACAGAGTAA